The genomic DNA ATTTGTTAACACTGGTACATTTACATCtggccacataaatgcgtcttGGCAAAACGGATATCAATCCAATCTTTTACCCCCGCCCAATATGCAAATACACTTTTTATTACTccgccttaaaaaacttaagatgacgtttatgcaacaataagttactgtatgttgtactgtatgttgggcaggggACGCGCGTCTCCTTGCTTGGCATAAGCTGAAGCTCGCAGTACAGCGCAGCAGGAGAGTGACAGCGCAGTGATTTAATGCAGGTCCATGACGGGAAAAGCATTCACAAAACTCtctcttaaagttttatttctttgtttaatatcatttgagtTTGTCATTAGACTTGTTTATTGATTCTAGGAAGCTTTTTTACACGCTGTCGTCTCTCCATAAAGCAACGAGCgtgtcgtctttgtttgtttgtctcttTGACGACTAACTTCTGGGTGACGTGCTTACGTTGGGGAGGAGTTATGCGCTGAAagatgtggtttcatcaaccagatgtatttacacttgtccagtttcatctgaaatgcggcccagaccacctcctgaagtggtttgagcgatcggatttaaatccgtctcgaaAACGTTTCGGAGGGCATTTACATCTGGTCTTTTTACGATCgaatagctatccgatcagagaaaacgcatgaagtgaccaggtgtaaaaagcccctTACTTGTGACATGTGTCACTTTCTCCTACTTCTGCCACAATGCCATTCAGTGGCTTTTGTAACTGAGCATATGTTTATACTTGGTATTATGCCAGGATAGTATTAGGagtctatggggcggtttcccggtcagggattagactagtcctagattaaaataaatgtaagagctgtccaaactgaaaacaacttgcactgacatatctttaaatacctcagtgccctttgttttgcctcaaaatgcaagtaatgtttttaataaggcatgtttgttaaaacataTATTCTctctaaggtctagtcctgatttaagataatccctgtctgggaaaccacccctaataGTCTCAATCAGCATACACAACCATCCCACCCACAAGATAGTCATCCTGATGCATTTTGCATATAAAATCGGGAAATGCTTACCAAAATCGTTTATTTGAATCTGATTGGTGAGTTGCTACACTGTAAATGCAAACATggtatttacttaaaaatagtaaattgaCCTTAATCAGTTTTTATCAACCTGCTCTTAACACTTGCTTTTATGAGTTACTTGTACTTTGAAGTTGAAAAATCTTACCAGCTCAGTCTACTTGAGCTGCAGTAATATAGAAAAAGTAAGTTTATGACATGTGGACATGCGCAGATCAGTCCTCTCTGAAATGCCTAAACCCAACCAATCAAGGTGCTTCGTGGGGCAGGTCTTGGCGTTGCGGGAATCGTAATTTTGCAGAATTCACCTCACCACCACATGCCGCAACTGACCAGGTGGAGCTGGACCTAAACATCGCTTCTACGGCACTTGTGATATCTTCAGCCGAGATTCTTGTGCTTGGCACACTCATTTGGTAAGTAAATATTTTACCCGTGTGGACACCGTTTTGTTTCTTTAAGTCAGCGCCAATGTTTTGTGCTTGATATGCGTGTAGTAATGTCTACTTACGCTGGCTAACTATATTGTAGACATAACGTGGCTATATTTTGCTAAAACTTGTTCagtactttattattttttcaatcCACAACTTCCTCGGTGTTGAAAATTGGTAACTTTAAAGACTTTTGACACGTTAAAATTTAGGAATAACTTCAGTGTTATGGTTGCGCTCGTCACGCTGCGCACGTGCCGCCCCCCGCCAAGCCAGTAGggttgttcgacttcgtgcggCGCTGCAGGAGTCGACggccggatgacgtcaaggtatcgcgagagcgagtcgaaatatgatttcttgaatcattctcgcggtactttgacgtcatccgctgtcggttcttgcggcgccgcatgaagtcgaacaagcctagtAAGGTAAATTTTGTCGAGTAACGTACTGACTAGCATGATGACAGACTGATCCCGGTGGTTTGTGAGTTTCCTGAGCTTTATAACTGGTTTTTATAAGCTCAGGTAGAACATCAGAACAAGTatgtatcattttattttaagctaGGTTGTAAATTTAGCACTAATGCTAATTTAGCTAACTTTAGCTACCAAAAATAACAGTCTTTGCTGATCAAAGACAGGATTACCACGCGTGTCGACATGATTGGGGATATCACCacagtgttatttttattttatttaacacttACACTTAACACTGGTCGATATTCGTGGCTATGCCGTTTCCATGGTTATCACGTGTAGTACCCAGATCAGACACCTTAAAGACAAGAGTGTCTCCCTGTCTGAAAAAATCTTTACACTCAGTTTATCATAGCCTGTTATGATAGGAAACGTATTTGCTGGCATACTCCGTGGCTTACATTTATTATTCAATGTAATCTTGTACATAATGTGCACATTTTAATAAAGGGAACTGTATAGGCCTATGTTAGTTTTCACATGGTACGTTTTTTACTTGTTTGTGAGTTGTGGTGAACTTTGGTTGTATTAAATTGGTGTATTTTTTTGTCCCCTTTCAGGCTCAAGCAGATAAGCAGAAACCACACATTCCATAATCCCAGCAATAAAAGGTATTTTAATTATTGCATGTTACTTAAAGTAGAAGTTATGATGCATTGGAGCAATTGGATTACAACAAAAGCAATTCATTTTAAGAAATGCAAAGTAAATATcttgtgtgtttaaatgaattTATCAATATAGTATATTTCATCATACAGAATATTTTGTGCATATGTTGTATTTCAAATATTTGATGTAATTAGTATTTCTGGACTGTCTCTATAGATACTGTGGACAGTCCATCATACCCAGGACTACAATATCCTAGTCTTAACACATAATTGAGTCATTTACCTTTTGTACTGCTTTGTTCACTTGTCTTGAAGTTCAATGATGAAAAGCTTGATAATTAGATTTTTGCAAGGATTTAGTTTTTCCTATAGCTCTGGTATTTAAAGTCTGATAATGTGGccggccctatcttgcacccgaTGCGCAGCAGAATTTTCCACGCACGTCGgtaaactagggaatgaacttgtgCTCCCTGGGCTGTTCAGAGCAAAATAAAGAGGCATGTTCCGGCGCAAACAAtacctgatgctattttgcagttcctagggtctaaagtcagtggcggaATTGTTTTAAGCGTTGCTCGTGGTATTCAGATGCTATTTTAAGCGAGCATGCTTGGCCATAATGTAGAGTGTGCACAACATTGTTGTGTCCATGAAGAtgtgagaatttttttataaatctagCTTAAACATTAACCCAAATTATTAtactattattatattttattatttatttattttaactagAGCTAATTTGTGTGGGTTTCTCCCATCATCCCCATATAATGTCTGATTGGTTTTTCACGTTAcacccaaaccacacctatgaataatgaagctacttcagaccaacctcTTTTAGATTTGCCCACAAAGTTACTTGCACTTTGTGCTTGatacttgcgtttcagatcgttaaaatggGGCCCTGCAtgtgtttttgtcttttttggcTGGACTTGATGCTAAAattatcttttgtttctttttagatttaaaaaaaagacaaaccgtTTCCTATGCAGTGGACATGtaagtactgcacattttgtgCTGAAAAGAGGGGCTACTTACTTAAGCATTATCGCTTAAAACATGGGTGCCACACTCGAATATCACCACTACCATGCCTTCATAATGAATGCCTGTGCACATTTAAATCTTTCAATGCACTCAAAGTCCACTTATCAACATGGCACACTCAAAAGGACCTAGGAAACATAGGTGAAACTGCTTTCCATTGTCAGCTGTGTGACTTTGTGGAGCCTTGCACTGAAGCTGACTTTTTTACCCATTTACGGAGACATTTGAAGCTGAAACAAAAGGTTTCTTGTCCATATCAGGGCTGTAACTTTCAGAGCAATGTTTATTCAACCTTTAATGCACATAAAAGCAAAGAACATCAAAACCACAATAAGATGGCATTCAAACCTGAAATTGTGTCACATAATGAGCTTGAGGAACCTCCACTTCATATAAATATTGAACCCGAGGATAGGGCCCCTGAAACTGATGAGGTTGAGTTTGAGGTTACTGAGCTCAGTGAAGATGTGGAGAACTTGGAAAGTCAGTTGGAACATAATGTAGCTGCTCTCTTTCTGAAAATGTCATCAATTCTTAACATCTCTGAAAATGCCCTGCAAGAAGTTATAGAGCAGATCAACCAAATTTATGTGCTTTCACAGCCATTGTTACATACATCGGTTGGAAAAATACTACATCAACATTGTGGAGATGTTGAGGACTCTTTAGTGAGTGAGATAGTTAAAGTATTTACTGAGAATAATGTATTCCTGAAATTCACTTCTACTGGGGGGTCATTGTCAACCACTAGCAAGCGAACATCATACATTTCAAAAGAATTCTCAGTGGTATCGCCTGTTGAGTTTGTCCTAAAAAATGACAGGCAGACAGTTGTGTATATCCCCATACTAAAAATGCTGCAGACATTACTAAACAATGGAGAAATTTTAGATAAGGCCATGTCACCAGAGACAAATTTGTCACAGGGATACAGATCTCACAGGGATGGTTCCCGGTTTAAAGACAATTCTTTCTTGACTGAAGAAGAATTCAGGATTGCTCTTTACTTGTACATAGATGATTTTGAGGTGGCTAACCCCTTGGGAACCTCCAGAAAGAAACACAAGCTATGTGGCATATACTGGGTACTTGGAAATCTACACCCTAAATATCGATCCTCTCTTCATACCATTCAGCTTGCTTTACTTTTCAAGGTCAGCAGTCTCAAAGACCATGATTATGGTGAAATTCTCCGTCCACTTATTCAGGACCTTGTTTTTCTTGAGCAACAGGGTGTATATGTTGAACAGTTAGGAGCCAGCATAAAAGGCACAGTATTATTTGTTGCAGCAGATAATTTAGCTGCCCATTCTTTGGGGGGGTTCTTTGAAAGCTTCACTGTAAGTCAGATGTGCCGATTCTGTATGGCCACAAGGGAGGAAATACAACACAAGGAAGTGCGGACAGGCTCATTTCAACCAAGAACAAAAGAAAATCATGATCGACAGGTGCAAGATGTATTGCAGGATCCTACCATGGCTCAACAATATGGCGTGAAAAGAAGCTGCCCACTCAGTGAAAGCTTGCAACATTTTCATGTTGTCAATGGTTATCCTCCAGATCTTTTGCATGATCTTCTGGAGGGTGTTGTTCCATTTGAACTGGCCTTGTGCTTGAAGTCACTGATATCAAAGGGATACTTCTCACTTGAAATTCTGAATGTGGCTATTAAAAAGTTTCCATATACATTTTCAGACAGAACAAACCAACCCCAGCTCATCGCAAAAAACTTTGCTTCCAAAGCAACAATTGGAGGAAATGGTCATGAAAATTGGACACTCCTCCGCCTTCTGCCACTACTGATAGGTCACCACATTCCTGAGGGGGATGAAACCTGGGAGGTTTTAATGAACTTAAAAGATGTAGTGGAATTGTCAGTGTCTGCAAGCTTCACAGAGGAGTCAGTGTGGTTTCTTGACAGCAAGATTGCAGAACATAGAGATATATTTCAGAAAGTTTTCCCGAACGAGAAGCTACGACCAAAGCACCACTACATTGAGCACTACCCTCAACTAATTCAAACTTTTGGTCCATTGTGTGATGTGTGGACAATGCGTTTTGAAGGCAAACACAAGTTCTTCAAGAAAGCTGTGCGTCACATTAACAACTTCAAGAACATACCCCTTACTTTAGCTCTCAGACACCAGCATATGATTGCCTTCCATTTAGCTGCTACCTCCTTTTTCAAACCATCTGTTGAAATTAACAAAGTGAAGTCTGTAATGGTTGCTTCATTTCCTGAAAATGTGAAGAACTGTCTCTATCTCAGGAATAACTACCAGAACACAGTTCTTGAAGCAGCTTCTGTTTGCATAGATGGCATTAAGTACAGTGCTAATATGGTCATTTCTGTTGGATCATGCTCAGGGCTCCCAGATTTCAGACAAATAGCTAAGATTGTGGTGATCAATACAGACATAATATTTGTCAGCAGACTCATGACATCATGGTACAATGAGCACCTTAGAGCATACGAGCTCTGTAGTAGCCATTTGTCTACGTTCTCTATCACTCAGTTGTCTGAACTAAATGATGTTTTCCCAATTTCACTTTACAGAGTTGGAGACAAGCACCTTGCCACACTTAAACGGCACATTATGCTGAGGGAGTGAAACGGCTATCAAAATGGACCAGAGGTTGTTGCTGAGAGTCATCATCGCTGAAGATGATATAAGGAAGTTGACATTAAATAAGAGACCACAGTCCATTGAAGAATTCAGAGTGCAACTGGTGGATAAACTGTCACTGCAGTATGATTTTAAACTGCAGTATGAAGATCAAGATTTTAATAATGCCCTCTGCAATTTGACTGAAATATCTGATTTACCTGAAAGAGCTACAGTCAAAGTCATCCCTCTTGTAACTCTCCAGTTAACAGCATTGTCATCACCCACCACAACATCAGACACTGACTGCAGCACAGCAGACTCTGAGATCCTGTCGACTGTAGGAGCCTCACCATCGCCATTGCTAAGACAACAGTGGCCCGAGATCTTTGACATACCCAATTTCTCAGTAGATGTTGAGTATAGGCTCAGACAGGCAGATCTTGCCTTTATGAAAGATGGAACGCGTATGACTCTACCACGAGATATGAAGCATGATATACTAGATAAGCTTGCAGAGACGATGTACAGTTTCAAGGCTTATCCTGAAGATGATCACTTTAGCAGTGTAGCAAAAGCACTGATTAGCAAACACCCCTGCCTCACTGAGCCTGGACCACACAGATGGTATGGCTGGAAAAACAGCCTTAAATTTAAGATGGCCAATTATCGCACAAAGCTCCGAAAAGTTGGATGTGAGGATGTAGCAATCAATGGAGGCAAAAGAAGTAAAGGCAACCCAGAGGGAGAATCCTCAAGCAAGAATATCAAGCGGCCAAAAAGAGGTGAAGCAAACTACCTGCCTAACTTACCTGAAGGACATGATGATACAAGCCTTGAAAATGCCAGAATGGTTCTAGTGGAAGAAATGACGAAAAAACAACGAAATGCCACACTCATTTCACAAATGATGGACCAATCATTCCCACTACGCAGACAAGAAATTGTAAAAAAGGAGCCTGCTGTACAGAACATGGTTGAACGAGGGCCAGCACTTTTCACAGAGAGACAGGTAAGCTATATTTGTTCTCAACCaataaaattatgcaaatcaaAAATAAATTCAAGGTGTGTGGCTAGAAATCCAAACACTTGTTGGAACGTTAATACCCCTCTCTACTTTTTCAGGTGTTTGCTGAGTTTAATAGAATCGCCAGTAAGAATCTTGAGGGAGACTTCTTTGACTCTTTGGACCAGTATGCCCCACGTTTCATCGAacttttcaaaacaaaaaagggAACTGTTGGCCAGAAACTCAAGGAGCTGATGCAGCACATGAGCTGGATGGTAAGTAGGTTCATTTTGCTTTTGATCTGTATGATAGTTCATAAAGGTCTAAATGAGACGATCCAGACCAACCTATTTTATTTCCTGTCTGCTTGTGCCTTGCAATTTACTCTGTTAACttatcttttctctctctttgtaTCATTAGACACCAGACGTGACAGTACTTCGCTCAGTTGTCCTCAAAGGCATTCCCATTTTACTCGGTGACGACTCCAGTGAATTCTACAAGACCTGCTCTGTAAGTACTTGCACATAAGAAAAAGTTTGGTCTGTATGAATATAAAACTATACCTGTGTTGACATAGAAGATGTAATTCTATCTGCTCGATatacaatatacagtttgtacagtgaTTGATTATTTTGTATAGCAATACCTACTAGGGATGTAACGGTTCGCAAAATTTGTGGTTCCGTTCAATACGATTACACCTGTGCCACGGTTTGGTACATTTTagataaagcaaaaataaatgaatggcagAGAAGTttccttgaatttttttattctttttttttattgaaaactaACAACATGAAGtaagatattttttactttaagcAATTATAGAGCTATAATTGACTCTTCTTGTGAGCATATTAAACAAAACAGCTTTTTTGGATAAAATTTATTGTAACATActatcaaatgtttattttatttcagattAACATTTGAGGGCAGCAGTTGTATTcataatgtcaaaataaaacTGACTTAATGTTACTTGAAGGCTTACATTATGTTTGCCATTTGATGATGTTTTCGTGTCAGCGTCTCTTTTTATGAGCGCTCTCACGATGCACCTATATTTGAAATAACAAAATATTGGTTGCAGGGAAAATGGTCCCACGAACGGTTCCATATGAATACGCTTATCGTTACACCCCTTATAACTATACAACTAATTTGAGAGATGTAAACAgccagtaaataaaaataaaatgttccaCATAAACGTTATACATATTAATTCATTTCAAATTTAAGGAGTAGCCCAGCTAACaggaaaaaagttctaagaacgttccctgaaactTCCTAACGTTCCCAAAAATGTTCTGCCAATGTAAAaaatgtccagttttcttgacgttctaagaacgtttttgtgttgtctgaacgttagaggaatgttacatttttaccatttttaaacgttatgacaatgtcatgttttaatgttcacacaatgtttaaaggaatagtctacccttttgccacattaaactatgttattatctcaacttagactaattaatacatatctatctcttttcaatgcgtgcactgtacagcgcgtcgtgaatgtgttggcatttagcctagccccattcattcctatgatACCAAACaaggaagccaccaaacacttcagtgttttccctatttaaagagtGTTAAATGAGGAGTTATataagtaagtatggtgccacaaaataaacttttttggtaccataggaatgaatgggtccaggccaaatgccaacacacccACAACGCGTGAGACgtgtgcacgcattgaaaaaaggtatgtattaattcgtctaggttgaggcAATAACATACTtcaatatggcaaaagggtagactattccttcaaaacaacaactgtttattatattgacttgtttgattattatgtaaatgatagagaaacattgcattttattatatttatttttatattattttattttattatatttattatatattttataaaacattatttttgaatgttcagtaaataaattgctgtagaaaacacaattcatttATTAGGtttaaatgttgatgttttgtttattttaagtcaccattattgtgattggtgtttgttttagttgggtTCTTGACCCTAgacttttgcttgctagttttttcccctggttgtgttaactttgtgttaaaaCACCACATTTGTTTTGAACATGTAAAGTAaaagtgtaattctgtggtggttggtacataatggtaaaaaatcatcacctaattaatttactaatcaaacgTTTCTTTTCTGTCAGTAATGtatatgagatccagcactttcacagcagtttgtcattaaggagttttagaaactttggacaaaaaatatccgctttataattgggatgcacaaacatcaagaatcacaatctcaatcatggtaacaaagaaaattgtttaaaaaaaatcatttatttatgcctttgcagcatgaagtttttcatttatttgtcaccatggttgagattcatactctgattcttgatgtttgttcGTCCCAATTTTAaagcggatattttttgtccaagtttctaaaactccttaatgacaaactgctgtgaaagtgctggatctcatatacattattgacagataataaacttttgattagtaaattaattaggtggtgatttttaccattatgtaccaaccaccacataATTACACTTTTACtttacatgttcataacaatgtggtgtattaacacaaagttaacacaaccaaggaaaaaactagcaagcagaAAGTggggtcaagagtccaactaaaacaaacaataatcacaataatggtgacttaaaatgaaacaaaacatgaacatctaaacctaataagtgaattgtattctacagcaatatatttactgaacattcaagAAATAATGTCTTAAAAcggttttaaaataataaaaagcaatgtttctctatcatttacataacaatcaaacaagtcaatataataaacagttgttttaaacattgtgtgaacatgatattgtcataacgtttaaaaatggtaaaatgtaacattcctctaacgttcagacaacacaaaaacgttcttagaacgtcaagaaaactggacactttttacgttggcagaacgtttttgggaacattgggaagtttcagggaacgttcttagaacttttttctgttagctgggtagGAGTCTAGGTTGAAAAGTCAGTGTCACTGTTCAAGAATGTATAGACCTTATTGTATCTCCATAGCTGTAGTTTAACCATaccaaatatatttagtttgctTTATTGTTACAATCCAGTGTGAAAATGCATTTAAAGCCATATTCTCTGATaacattacaacaataaaaatgaatgttttacaCTAGCATGAATTGCAATGCTAATAAATGTATGTCTCTGTAGGATACAGCGAGAGACAAGGCTCTAGAAAGCATCACTGTTGGTGTGCTGACAGTTGTCAGTGAAGATAGTCCTCACGAGGGTCAAAGCTCAGTGGTCCTCCAGCCCATCTCCACTGCCATCATTCTTGAGGGAGGTATTGTTATGGATGATATTAAGAACTTGCCTCAGGCAGTTTGTCTGTTGTTTGGGCTTACATATGCATTGCATTTGGATTACCCAAAATGCATGGCAAATACACTCAACTTCATTCAGACTGTGATGCTTGGACTGGGAAAGAAAAACCTCCCACCAAAACTGTTAACTCTGAAGAACAGTCTTCTGGGTTAGAACAATAAAGAGCTGTCTTTGCAGCCATTAATGTTCTCCTGTTATTAGAGAAAGTTTGATTCTTTTATGCATTGTTCTCGCTTCTgatcttaataaaaaaagaagaaattaTTCCATTAAAGTCTACCTTGTTATGCAGGTATGCTAATGTTGGAAATAGAGCCACCTTGTGTTACAAAAAGTTGTTAGTTGTTGTTAGATGACAATGTCAGAAAATAACCTAGCACGGTTGTCCTGTTTACATTTGTGTTTTAGGAAAACTTTTGTAATGTAGTACAGATACAAACCCCAAGAAGTgacttttttgtttgtgttgcttTAATCCTTTCACTGCTCACTTTGGGACACAAAAGCATTTGTTGTACTTTCAGTTTTAAATGCAATTTTACATATAGAATTAGCTTAAAGtggttttaattgtaaaaaaaagttacattttaacTGTCTACAGTTAAACCAACCACAACTTTGTTTAGCTGCTGTTATGTACATGAATGTGCATTGAATAAATGTTGTAATGGAGCTGAATCAAatgagtgttttttttaaagtacatGTTTGTGATGTGTTTGCTTTTATTAGATTGTAACAGCAAAACAAGCACCCATTCAAGGAAATTGGTTTCTTTGAGTGAGCAGAACTAAAAGTATTAAGTTGTAGGTATTTAGTAATTCTAAGTGGGGTTAAATCCacacaaaatgaaaaaattaagttaatacCAAGCATTGTTATTAAGTTACATGAACATAAAAAAACCGTGTTGGTGGTACTATTAGATTTAGTACTGCACACTTAAAATCAACAAGCTTTTCTAACTTACTAATCTTAAGCTTACTTTTACTGCACACTTAAAATCAACAAGCTTTTCTAACTCACTAATCTTAAGCTTACTTTGCTTAGTTTTTTTGAGGCAACGAGTTTGcatactttttttgagtaaggtcaactaattacattttacagtgtatgcaactgaccaatttcttttttttttttgctgagcACAAGCTTTTATCAGTCCACTGGTCCCAAAGTGCAATTTCCAATTTAAATTCATCCGGTTGCTACAATGAGCACCTTCCGAATAAGATCTAGTTCTTGGATTTTGCAAAGTCTGCACAGGGTTTAGTTTGAGGTTGTTACAGGCGATGAAAATAAGATATCATTAAGCACAGTTGTATATTCAATTTTGTTTGTGGAGCTACTGTATATTCATGAAATAGTCGTAGgttgcttttgttttgtttacccAGTTCATTGTGAGTCAGGCACACAAAGCATTACAATAGCCAGTTATTGCTGGTCATAAGGCCACATGATAAGGGTAATTTTAACAACTTGCACTTTCTTTTCTATGTAAAAAACAAAGTACACAGTACAGTATGTCCTTCCAAATCTGCCTGTCCACTCAGGCTGGCCATACTCTGCAGAAGCATCATGGCAAAGCCCTCGTAATGATGCAGTGTCACCACATAACAGATAACACTGAACAATACCCATTCATTTCCATCACCACATGCCTCTTTCTGTACGTGAGAGGAACCAACACAAACAATGGACCAAAACACTGAGAAGACAGACGCATTTATCT from Misgurnus anguillicaudatus chromosome 20, ASM2758022v2, whole genome shotgun sequence includes the following:
- the LOC129455815 gene encoding uncharacterized protein, with amino-acid sequence MDQRLLLRVIIAEDDIRKLTLNKRPQSIEEFRVQLVDKLSLQYDFKLQYEDQDFNNALCNLTEISDLPERATVKVIPLVTLQLTALSSPTTTSDTDCSTADSEILSTVGASPSPLLRQQWPEIFDIPNFSVDVEYRLRQADLAFMKDGTRMTLPRDMKHDILDKLAETMYSFKAYPEDDHFSSVAKALISKHPCLTEPGPHRWYGWKNSLKFKMANYRTKLRKVGCEDVAINGGKRSKGNPEGESSSKNIKRPKRGEANYLPNLPEGHDDTSLENARMVLVEEMTKKQRNATLISQMMDQSFPLRRQEIVKKEPAVQNMVERGPALFTERQVFAEFNRIASKNLEGDFFDSLDQYAPRFIELFKTKKGTVGQKLKELMQHMSWMTPDVTVLRSVVLKGIPILLGDDSSEFYKTCSDTARDKALESITVGVLTVVSEDSPHEGQSSVVLQPISTAIILEGGIVMDDIKNLPQAVCLLFGLTYALHLDYPKCMANTLNFIQTVMLGLGKKNLPPKLLTLKNSLLG